From the Carassius carassius chromosome 45, fCarCar2.1, whole genome shotgun sequence genome, one window contains:
- the LOC132127065 gene encoding gamma-aminobutyric acid receptor subunit rho-3-like: MERMLGKELQRVRLIPHRLSISPCTDPGAQDSVMNFALSVLRLMCLAWLWPVVLLKGSNTQNQRRHKDVYLGENTRHKHGGRIDFKTKKSDSTKSLLIKSEQLLRIEDHDFAMRPGFGGSAIPVGIDVQVESIDSISEVNMDFTMTLYLRHYWQDDRLAFPSSNNKSRTFDARLVKKIWVPDVFFVHSKRSFIHDTTMENIMLRVYPDGNILYSVRITVTALCSMDFSRFPLDTQNCSLELESYAYNENDLMLYWKNGNDSLRTDEIALSQFFIEEFHPSFGLAFYSSTGWYNRLYINFILRRHIFFFMLQTYFPTMLMVMLSWVSFWIDRRAVPARVSLGITTVLTMSTIITGVSASMPQVSYVKAVDIYLWASFLFVFLSVIEYAAVNYFTTVEEMKKLRKGKLPVSYDATQAMAYDGCFHDDIDVSPFPELPTTPSTTRTIPPRASSTEPPPTEGTRLWRKRSVGKNIRFIMSNSYMIDSYSRIIFPLAYLLFNIIYWCIYS; this comes from the exons ATGGAAAGGATGCTGGGTAAGGAACTCCAGAGAGTTAGACTGATCCCACACCGTCTCTCTATTTCTCCCTGCACAGATCCTGGAGCTCAGGACTCGGTCATGAACTTTGCTCTCTCTGTATTGAGGCTCATGTGCCTGGCCTGGCTGTGGCCCGTCGTCCTTCTCAAAGGAAGTAACACGCAAAACCAGCGCAGGCACAAGGACGTCTACCTGGGCGAAAACACACGGCACAAACATGGAGG ACGAATAGACTTTAAAACAAAGAAGTCTGACAGCACCAAATCTCTGCTGATTAAATCAGAGCAGCTCTTGCGAATTGAAGATCACGACTTTGCCATGAGGCCTGGTTTTGGAG GTTCAGCTATTCCAGTGGGCATCGATGTGCAGGTGGAGAGCATTGACAGCATTTCAGAGGTCAATATG GACTTCACTATGACCTTGTACCTCAGGCATTACTGGCAGGACGACAGACTGGCATTCCCATCCAGCAATAACAAAAGCCGAACTTTTGATGCTCGGCTGGTGAAAAAGATCTGGGTGCCAGACGTCTTCTTTGTTCACTCCAAGCGTTCTTTCATTCACGACACCACCATGGAAAACATCATGCTCAGAGTGTATCCAGATGGAAACATTCTCTACAGCGTCAG AATCACAGTGACGGCTCTCTGCTCTATGGACTTCAGCAGGTTTCCTCTAGACACACAGAACTGTTCTCTAGAGCTGGAGAGTT ACGCTTACAATGAGAACGACCTCATGCTCTATTGGAAGAATGGGAACGATTCATTAAGGACTGACGAGATTGCACTCTCGCAGTTTTTTATTGAAGAATTCCACCCTTCCTTCGGGCTAGCCTTCTACAGCAGCACCG GCTGGTATAACAGGCTGTACATAAACTTCATCCTCAGGAGACACATATTCTTCTTCATGCTGCAGACATACTTTCCCACAATGCTTATGGTCATGCTCTCCTGGGTGTCCTTCTGGATCGACAGGAGAGCCGTACCGGCCCGTGTCTCTCTAG GTATCACAACAGTGCTGACCATGTCTACTATAATAACAGGCGTCTCAGCGTCAATGCCTCAGGTGTCTTATGTGAAGGCGGTGGACATTTACCTTTGGGCCAGTTTCCTCTTTGTTTTCCTGTCGGTCATTGAATATGCTGCCGTGAACTACTTCACCACGGTGGAAGAGATGAAAAAACTTCGGAAAGGAAAG CTTCCAGTGTCCTACGACGCAACCCAGGCTATGGCCTACGATGGCTGTTTTCACGATGACATAGATGTATCGCCTTTCCCCGAGCTCCCCACCACACCCAGCACGACGCGGACCATCCCACCCAGAGCCTCCTCCACCGAGCCTCCGCCCACCGAAGGCACGAGACTCTGGAGGAAACGCTCAGTCGGCAAAAACATCAGATTCATAATGAGCAACAGCTACATGATTGACTCGTACTCCAGAATCATCTTTCCACTGGCGTATCTTCTCTTCAACATCATCTACTGGTGTATCTACTCCTGA